In Verrucomicrobiota bacterium, the genomic stretch CATGAACGGCTCTTGCGTTCCCGGAGGAATCCCATTGCGGCCCGAATGAACGTCCGGACAACCTGCCTCATCGGGCAAAGGGCAATCTCCGCAACACGTCCGCCACGGTCATGGCTCCGGTTCGTTCGATTTCCTTGCGATCGACGATATAGACCGGAGACGTGGTTTCCCGGATATGGCCGGCGCCCTTGACCTCGCGCGGGATTCGGGTGCCGGTCACGACGGATTTAGGCATCGTGACGGGCGTCTTGGCCGGTGCCTTCGCTTTGGCGACCTTGGCCGGCGCCTTGTCCTTCGCGCCTTTCGCTGGCGCCTTCCCGGCACTTTCATCGGCACGGAGAGGAGTCTGGCTTAACATCAGCAGAGCGCACACCATCGCGCTGACCGAGGTGATGGATTTCCAAATGACGCACGAAGTGGGAGGGCGATTCGTTGTCTTCATGGAAGTAATCTAGAACCCCGCGCCCCACTCTGCACCAAAAATCTTCGCCCCACCGGCTATCTCACGAGTTTGCACTGCGTGAAAACGATCCCGCCGCCCTGCAATCCCGCGCACTTGCCCTCAAAGATCACGGATTCGCCGACTTCCAGCAACCGAACTTCGCGCCGGTTTCCCGACACGCCGACGAGCACTTGCCCTCCTTTGGTGCTGTAAACGGCGTTGAACTCCTCTGGAAACGGCAGCTCGCAGACCACGCGTTGGGTTCCTTCCGGCGACCCGAGAAACACTTCGGTCTTTCGGACGAAAAGCTTTTCATCGAAGCGCTCGATCCGTCCCTGAATGCGGAAGACCTTTCTCCGGTAACGCGCGTCGGCGGATCTGGGCTCGGTTTTGTAGTGTTGGGCAATTTCCTCCACGGCGACGACGTCTGAGTTTTTCAACTCTGGCAACGACGAAATCGGCGGCACCGTCCGCACCGGCGTCACTCGACCTGGATCAGCCGGCGACGCAGCGCGCGTGGATGACCGCCGTGGCTCCTCCGCAACCTTCGCGGCCTCACCGCGAACGGTTGTGATCTCGCGCTT encodes the following:
- a CDS encoding Plug domain-containing protein; protein product: MKTTNRPPTSCVIWKSITSVSAMVCALLMLSQTPLRADESAGKAPAKGAKDKAPAKVAKAKAPAKTPVTMPKSVVTGTRIPREVKGAGHIRETTSPVYIVDRKEIERTGAMTVADVLRRLPFAR